AGCCACCAAATATTATGGTGAGGTGGTAATACTCTTTCATCCTTAATCAGAGATCTCGGTTTGAGTTTTGGGAATGGGTCTTCCGTAAAGAGTGCTTTACCCCAAATTGGGATTTTCCGGTGCGAATTTGAATAGTTGGCCTCAAAATGAATCCTAAATGGTTGGGACTATCTGGATAGTTGGCCCCAAAATGAATACTGAATGTTGGATGGAAACTAAAAAAATAGTTTGCATAAATGAAAAAATCACATTAGATGTTTCAACTGAGTTGAGTTTTAATTATTACTCCTATAAAATTAATCCAAAGATTGGTTCCTTAAGGTGAAATTTTCCCCGGTTGTCCCTTTTATGGACAATTGTTTAGTAAATGACtctctttttatttctcttgCAACTTATAGACCCTTAGACCACGGTTTAAAAATCACTTTTGAGCAGATTAATAATCTTTGAGACAACGTTAAACCATAGTCTAAAAAGAGTTGCAAGTTATGCAAACGTTAGACAATAATTTATTTTTTGTCTATAAGGTTGAACAATATATAAGCAAACATTAGACACGAGTCTAATGTTGTTCCAAAAGCTAATTTCCTATGAGCTATATTTGTACCACTTTTAAAATATGAGCAAAATCTAAGTGATGGTAAAGAAAGGGACATTTGTATAGATTAGCCTTTGCttaaatgataaaaaaaattgtttttgaaAAAAGTAAcaattttttccaaatttgaaAAGTTTAAAAACTGCCAAAACAaaactaaaaaagaaaatttgCAAAAAATATTTCAACCAACTTTTCCACCAAACGCCAAAAACAATTCTTCATGGGAGTAAAATATAACATCTCATACACTTTAGGGGCGAAAATACAATTCATTCAACAAATAAAATCCGGTTTACCTTCTTAAAAAAATAACCATATTTTCTTCTAATTCACCACTATAACTAAAAAGGCTAAATTCTAaaaccttcaattttttttttttattcattgaCTTGGTATGTATATGGGCTTTCATTTTAAGGTCTTTTAAGTTTCTAAATTCAGTATATCAGTGTATATATTCATCTATAAAGactcaattttaaaaaaaaaattatttgcagAAAATTTAAATGTTTAGTGGTATGCATATGGGTTTTTCATTTTTGAGctcttttaaaattttaaattcagTATATGTAGATTTTCATCTATaaagactgattttttttttttttttgtatgcaTATGGGTTTTCATTTTTGAGCTCTTTTAAATTGCTAAATCAGTATATTTGTAGATATTCATCTATAaagactcaattttttttttgaatttttatttgCAGTAAATTTAAATGCTTAGTGGGTTTtcatttttgagctctttgaaattactaaatcagTATATTTGTAAATGTTCATCTATAAacattcaatatatatatatatatatttacttttttatttgCAGAAAATTTAAATGCTTAGTGGTATGCATATAGGTTTtaatttttgagctctttgaaaTTGCTAAAATCATTATAATTTATAGATGTTCATccataaatattcatttttttttttttactttttatttgcAGAAAATTTAAATGCTTAGTGGTATGCATATGGGTTTtcatttttgagctctttgaaaTTGCTAAAATCATTATAATTTATAGATGTTCATccataaatattcatttttttttttttactttttatttgcAGAAAATTTAAATGCTTAGTGGTATGCATATGGGTTTtcatttttgagctctttgaaaTTGCTAAAATCAGTATATTTATAGATGTTCATCTAtaaaaagattcaatttttttttttttactttttttttttttttgcaaaaaaaaatttaaatgcTTAGTGGGTTTtcatttttgagctctttgaaaTTTCTAAATCAATATATCTGTTGATTTCATCTAGAaagactcaattttttttttcactttttaatTTTGCAGAAAATTTAAATGCTTAGTGGATTTTCAAGAATGAGGATCCAATGTAGTATTGATGGGAAAATGTTCAGTTCTTTACCCCCTTTAACTCCTATTTCACTCCCATCTCCAAAGTAAGATTCAATTCTTTATTTTCTCCGAGTTAGTTTGCGTTTGACTAATTAATTTGAACAACACTTTTACTAATGTTAGAGTCAAATTTGTGTTCGGCCAAGGTTTCAAAAGTGCTTCcaggaaagaaaaaaaacactATTTTCGGCTTCTGAAAAAAACTTTTGCGACTATTCAAAAATGCTtaataggcgtttggccatagattccaaatatttttctctttatttggtatttatggagttggagttgtgtttggttatactttttgcaaagaatattcgGAATAATGTTCATGCTTGAATGTACTTAGAGacaacttcaaaagtgaaaagtgaGTTGGAAAAATGGGTTATAAATTGTTTTGCAAACtcgaaatacaacttcaagttggatttgtaattttcatggccaaatagtgattttcaaataaaagtgaaaatttattccggaaaaaagtgaataattttatggccaaacgggtccttatttcccaaaagtttggccaaacactgcaactctctaaaataagcatttttcaaaaaaaaaaaaaaaagaagcttttttttttttttcaaaaaattaaaCACTTTTGTCTTCctagaagcttgaccaaacaggctagTAGTTTTATGTTGTAAGATGGATAAGATATATGTTTAATTATTTTGCAAAGAATGACTTTTTgggttttaatttttttgttcAATGCTTGATTCTTAGGGAGATACATCTTTGGTATGTGATACCCAATCAGGTTAAGGGTGAATCCCTTTTGAACAAATATATGGAAATTCTATCACCATGTGAGATTGAAAAAGTTATGAGTTTTCAAAGAGATGAGTTGAGGAAAAGTGCTTTGCTTGCTCGTGCGCTTGTCAGAACTACCATTGCTAGATGTAAGATATAATGTTGAATTGAATTTGCTTGCTGTTGGTTAAGAAGAATCAGTTACTTGCACGAATGAAATTGATAGTATGAATAGTTAGAAGGTTATGTGCATCACGCATATTTTCTCTAAACTTACTGTCTAATGTCTATGGTTGTTTTAGgtatgtttttctttttatttgcaGTGCAGGCAAATAATGTGGTCATTTAATGTATTCAGATCAAAGTATAGACATTCGTTGAGTGAACAATGGTTTCACATAACAATTCATATCGTTGAAATTAAAATTTTGTGTTGAAGGATGTATCCTTTGGTTGAATAGAGATTCAACCTTCCTTCCACAAATGTAACTATTCAGTTGTTCTGATGGCTACGGATTGTTACTTTGTGATCACTGAGTTTTGAAATATTAATGTGAATGTGTTCGTTTGCTGCTAGTAGAACTCAAAGAAATTGTAAAGGATGTGCTGTCTTTCCAATCGTTTCATTTCAGTTTCAGATTTGGAAATTTATTTGTTCTATCATGACTTATCATAACAGGGCAAGAGAAATTTTCAGTTCTTCAAAAATAATTTGCTCTATCATGACTTATCATAACAGAGTAAGAGAATTTAACTGTCCGATGGCTCATGAAGGCGTTGTTTTTTGCTAGATCAGATAAATTCTTCAGTGACACCCAAATCCCTCAAGTTTAGGAATAATGTTCATGGGAAACCAGAGGTTCGTCTTTCAATGCCTTTCGATTGGTTTGCTCATGTTTTCCTTCTGGTTTTGTGTACAATGAACATTATGTGGTTATGCCAATAGGTCGATTGGTCGTGCAGTTACAATTGGGAGCCGCCTTCTTTGCATTTCAACATCTCGCATACGTCATCTCTGATAGCCTGTGGTGTGACAATAAATTCTCCTGTAAACATTCTTGTCCTCAAGTCAGTTTATGTTGTATATTCAGATAAGTGGTAAATACTTCTTTTATTTATAGATTGGTGTGGATGTGGAGGAAAAACAAAGAACAACAAAGCACAACATATTGGCTTTAGCTAGAAGATACTTCTCCAAACATGAACTTGAAGTGTTGACTGCTATTAGAGATCCCTATATCCAGAACCAGGAGTTTATAAAGTTATGGACGCTAAAGGTAAGTCTATTTTGATGTCTTGATATTTCTTTACAGTTTCTGATAATATCACCGTGTTTACGGGCTAATCATGTTTAGTTATTTGCTCAATTATAACAATCATAGCAATTAGATATCTTAAGAATGTAGCTATCCTAATTATCTTTATGTTTCAAGGATCTGGCATACTCATGTCCAATCTTTCTTTCATTTCTTCATACAACTCGCTCATGATATAACATTAGATTTTCCATGCTCCTTTGCCTCGGGAAAAATAGGACTTTATTTTCCACGTTTTAGTCATTGAGCAGATGCTGGTTGTTTGAACTTCTCGCAGTTGCCTTGAATCTTGCCCCACTTTTAgcatttcaaatttgaaataggTATAAAGATGAAAGTATTCAGAATGAGGCAATTTTCTCCCAAAACTTCCTTTGTTAATTCTTTCTAAGGTGAGGCTGGAAATAAGCACTTGTCTTACATACAATAAAAAGATAATCTGAATGGAACAGAATAGTCATTGGTAGTATTCTACTATTTTACGAAGAGAAAAAGTTAAAGGCCTGTGGGTATAAGAAGATTTACAGGAGTCTGTGAAGGAATAAACAAGTTTCTGAAGGAATAAACAGACTTTCTTAAGATCAAACGTAGTACATTCTATTATTAAAGAAGTGTTAATTTTGGGGGTTGCTCTCTTCATGAACTGTGGTTTGTTAGCAGTAATTTGTTGAGTTGTTGAGCAGGTCCGCAACTTGAATAACAGCTGGTTAGGTTAAAATTTCCCTTGAAATGGTGGTGCTTCTATCGAAAGAATCAATATTTCGTTATTCTTATTATCTATTAAGTTGAATTTGCTGAGGAAATATATTTCTTGCAGGAGGCATATGTAAAAGCACTTGGGAAGGGTTTCTCGGGTGCACCTTTCAAGACATTTACTATTCGTGCTACCGGAGAACACTTTGATCTGTCTCAGATTTCAAGTGCTGAGGTATGCATGCCACAACTGATATTTTCTATTCAAGTTTGATCGCTAATTCAGAGGAGCTTATGTTGTTGGTGCAATGACAATGATGTTAACTGTCATGTTATATCAAATGCTAACGGGTTTAATCAGCATGATACAGTCCTTCTATGGGATCAGCcatgtggtttttttttttttatatgaaaaAAGGTGGTTAGGCTGAACCATTTAAGAGGATTAAATATGTAACGTCAGCAAGTAGTTATGCTCGAGCAACAACTAAAATGTACTCCTAAGCCTTGTCCAAACCGAACATTTcctcttacttttttttttttgagaaaatgacAAATATGGTCCCTTAtgtatgagagtaggttcaacaTAGTCCCTTATGTATGCACTTTCAGTTTTGGTcatttaagtttgccaaaagcttaacacttttagtctccgtaAATATTACCGAACTCTGTCTGTTAGATTTGACGGAaacattgaaagaaaaaaaaaaaggaaattagcTGGAGATCACATTTAAAGGTACAACTTTTGGAGTGTCTgctatttttcatttattttcagagcctGTTCTATCCAAATAGGGATCAAGCTGAACTGTTTAACAGAATTAAATGTGTAACATCAGCAAATATTTCTACTATAGAAATGGCGCCTCGATCAAACAGAGCAGTTTTCTATTACTGTTTTTCGTCAACATTACACCCTTTCAGTTTCCTCCTCCTTCTGCGACTCCGGAGCAAGTACTAGCTAGCTACTTTATAGAAGACAAGGTTACACTGAAAGCTTTTATTGATATGCAAACTTTTCTTTCAGGCATGTGAAATAGTTGTGGATTCTCTTTATAACGCCGATGACAATACAAGCAATTGGCAGTTCATGCTCCTGGAACTGGCTGGTTCTCATTATGCTGCCATTTGCACAGAAAAGGATGTCAAATCCAAAGGTAAGAAAAAGTATCTTTCTCCATGAAGTCGAGAATGTCAACGAAGAAAAGTTCTTAACACGTTCTAGTTACTACAGGTAATTGGAATAATCCTATGAAGTTGACAGTGTGGAACACAATCCCATTTGTTGAAGACGCACGTGTTTCTGGCTAAGTGGCTAATTTAACAGACAAATGAAGACCATTTGGCTGACTGGGTAATTTATTGGATGaaataatggtcaaaaacacacctaaactatcattccctttgtattaaaacacacctctaTGTTGAGTTGGCTAAATATTTGAAATCAATCGATAACAGGCGTGTGGAGGCCAACTCAGCAacgaggtgtgttttaatacaaagGGAGTGATAATTTAGGTATGAAACTTGCGAAAAAGGTAATAGTTTAGGTGTGCTTCTGACCATTAACTCTTTTGGATCCCAACAATTTATGCTGGAAAAAACAGATTGTTAATGCAAGCATTCTCAATATTCTTGACCATTTCTTGTGTATCATTGGGCCAACAACTAAATAgttagtttcagtttcagttttcttTTGTGGATAGCAGACACTTGTGTAATGTGGTATCACTGGTATTTACTACTATTGTTTCAGTTTGCACTGATTGTAGGCATTGTTACTCTGTTCTGTACCTtatttttcttcacttttatcgcaaagaaagtgaaaaatgatttGTCACCGTAGTAAGAGAGAATTGGAggtaatttacataaacttcacaCCCTTCTTTACATCTATAGATAAGGTCCTCTAACCATCCAAACGATATTCATTGAGCCTGCTCTGAATAATTCTTCTTTTGTGGAGCTTTATTCATCAGTAATAGGAATGCTATACATTAGCCTTCAAGTGCTTGTGCTTACACATTTATGGATTGAACTGAATATAAGGCACTGGCAGTCATCAAGGATTCTCGAGTCATTACATTAGAAAAAGATATTAACAGATTCTTATTGAATCATGTTGAGACATGAATCAAATCAAACGTAGTTAGAGAAAGTAATAAACAAAGTATGTAAAATAAAcaaatttgttttgttttttcaaaCATAAACTGAAAAACAAGCACTCTAAAGTATATACTGTCCCGGTGCATCTAGATTCTGTTCATATCTTGCAAAGCTGCACCAATTTGTGGACCCAAATCTGCAAAACTCATGCCACTATAATGCTACTTAAGGTCTTGCGTACATATTGCCCTCCCTAcactccacttgtgggattacactggatatgttgttctTTTGTTGATGATCTGATCCTGCCTGGCCAATACAGCACGAAGAGCAATAATTACTGCATTTTGAGCAACCAACACAGCATTTCGAGTAACCGATACAGCATCATGAGCATTATATAATGCCTCCTGACCTGCAAGTTGAGCCTCTCGAGCAAACAATAATGCCTCCTGATCTGCAAGCTGAGCCTCTCGCTCTTTCAACTGAAGCTTTCGATCTCTCAACTCTGCCAGAAGCTCCACTACCTCTGCCCGAAGCTGCAGTAACTCTGCCTGAAGCTTCACTAAATCTGCCTCTTGATCCGCACAACTCTCCATCTGCATGCCTGTTTTGTTAATGTTGAGAAAGAATCACACGAGTGGCTTATGCCAAGCAGCAGAACCAGAGGGTGAATCAGAATGTTCTGAATAGAGAAGACAAATAACTAAAGGAtttaatgaggttcggcaagccTAATTCTCGGGGCAGAAGCAAAGAGAGTTTTTCACCATGAAAGAGAACAAGAGTACAATATAATGATCCCCAACTATAACCCATATATATAGATCCCACGTAGTCACAACCTATAAGAGAAAGTTTTCCCAATCCTAAAGGACAACATGTTTTCCTTTCCTAAATCTATTAGAACAATGTGTTTCCTAAATATACCAGGGAAAAATTTAAGACATAATTAACAGTTAAAATACCTCGCATAATGGCCCAAAGGTGACTAAACTGCTCCAAAACGTACTTGAGATGGAACAtcaatgttctttttttttttttttttacaaaggaGAACTTAAAAGACAGCCAAAGGAGAAAATAAACACCAAAAGAGGGTTGTGTACGTGTCTCACAGGGATGAGGTAGCATAGTTCGTGAAAACTTTAAAATGTAAAAgaaatttgaaaatatattgttcttttttgttggattgtgtagaaaaatgaaaaatgtaaaataacaataacatactcagtgtaatctcacaagtgggtcTCGGTTTAAGGAGAGGTAGAGTTGCGATAATGGTCAAAATCACATCTAAACTATGACTTATTCGCGGGTTTCACACTCCAACTATCcgttgttcccttttcctacctgaattatcactatctatgtattaaaacGCACCTAATTGAGTatatggtgatagttcaggtagaaaatgGAACAACTGATAGCTGGCCTAGTCAGCTATGCTACGAGGTGTGTTTTGATACATAGATGTGGTAGTTCAACTAGGAAAAAACATAGATGATAATAGTTCATGTAAGAAAAGGGAACAATTGAAAGTTAgggtgtgaaactcgcgaaaacgtgatatttcatgtgtatgtaaataaattaaaattgtCAAATAATTTACATTTGGGACAAGGAATGTAAACTGATCGACATCTATATACGTCCTTACATTTGTTGAAAATGTTCATATTTATGTCTTACCAATTTACCCTATTGATTGTCTGGTATTTTCGGCAACTTTCCGCATTTGCTAATGCAATGTAACTTCTTCTATTCAATCAATGAATTAACGTCGAACCATATATTTAAGAAGTTAGTTAATAATTCTAAAGGACACTACTTTAAGGAATAGACACTTTCTATAAAATCCATCCGCTGGCTTCCTCTTCTTTTTAAATATTATTCTTAATGTTAATATATTATTAGTAAATAAATCAATTTAATGGGGGTTATTTTATACCCGTATGTGTCAACTAATTGCACGGTTggcccttcaaaatcgaacttatgcctacaggggcataagttctttaaggacaTTGATATAATATGTGGATATTATGATACACAACTTATGCTCCTCTAGACATAAGTTCTTttgaaggcaaaaattaaagaacagcagaaaatagggacaaaagtgcaaatgacccgtaGTCTGAATGCTATGTGGCAGCATTCAAGAGTTCGTGAACATTCTTAGTTTACACATTTTCCTTTGCCTTACATAATTATGTGCATCCAAGAAAATGTTCTGGTAAAATTCTATGAACAGATGCAACCTTTAATGGATGCCATCTTTACTCATTAAGTTCCAAATATTACTAAGTTGGTTTAACTGTATTAATATTAATACTCGCAACTGTTAAGGTACTAGAAGTTAACCAAATTCCTGTTCCTATGTCGAGCCAAAATGCGGATGAGAAATACGTAATCTTTATAACATACTAAATAGTTTACTATAAAAGTCATCAATTAAAGTAAGActacatatatacatgtctttTATTCATTTAATTGATATAAATTTTGTGCGTCTCAACTCAGACGGTCAGACCACTGCATAATTGAAATCAAATTAGTCATTCTTTATTCTTGGTTAACGAATTAGAGAAAGAGACTAATTGTAAACGACTAGGTACAAGTTTTCTATTAGGTTTCCTTTATTAAACACAAGAAATTATCTTTAAATAAGGATTAAGGAATAATCTCCATGATCCATTTTTGAGTCATTTCATGATGAGTCATCTCTTTAATCCCTTTATTTAGATCCAAAATAGTCACTTTATACTTCCATTCAGCGGATAACAAACCAATCGTCTCATAATAAAATTTCTTTTAATGTAGATATTTCGACCATACAGAAATTATTTTCGGCAGTTCTTGATGAAGTAAAAAGTTTCATTGAAACAGGCATCACAGAGTCCATGAGAAGAGACTATATTATATGATTAAGGAGCTAACAAAATCCAAAAGTTGAATGGCACTATTTAACAGAGTTAAGTTGC
The nucleotide sequence above comes from Lycium barbarum isolate Lr01 chromosome 3, ASM1917538v2, whole genome shotgun sequence. Encoded proteins:
- the LOC132629816 gene encoding uncharacterized protein LOC132629816, with protein sequence MLSGFSRMRIQCSIDGKMFSSLPPLTPISLPSPKEIHLWYVIPNQVKGESLLNKYMEILSPCEIEKVMSFQRDELRKSALLARALVRTTIARYQINSSVTPKSLKFRNNVHGKPEVDWSCSYNWEPPSLHFNISHTSSLIACGVTINSPIGVDVEEKQRTTKHNILALARRYFSKHELEVLTAIRDPYIQNQEFIKLWTLKEAYVKALGKGFSGAPFKTFTIRATGEHFDLSQISSAEACEIVVDSLYNADDNTSNWQFMLLELAGSHYAAICTEKDVKSKGNWNNPMKLTVWNTIPFVEDARVSG